A genomic region of Equus caballus isolate H_3958 breed thoroughbred chromosome 1, TB-T2T, whole genome shotgun sequence contains the following coding sequences:
- the DHRS4 gene encoding dehydrogenase/reductase SDR family member 4 isoform X1, producing the protein MWKQGGERESPRVPAGGRALQGTWRGSAVPQPRGGAEDCGGSGLLPAGGARGTAGSRGEELAPSGPAFLLLGWREAGQGGGPSLALPLALPRCHHPASTEACSMGRVGRLLGGCARTWKSVRMASSGMARRGPLANKVALVTASTDGIGFAIARRLAQDGAHVVVSSRKQQNVDRAVAVLQEEGLSVTGTVCHVGKAEDRERLVAMAVNLHGGIDILVSNAAVSPLFGNMMDATEEIWDKVLDINVKAPALIIKAVVPEMEKRGGGSVVLVSSLGAYTPLFGLGPYNVSKTALLGLTKNLASELAPRNIRVNCLAPGLIKTSFSQVLWMDKEREKNMKNIMRISRLGEPKECAGIVSFLCSEDASYITGETVVVGGGASSRL; encoded by the exons ATGTGGAAGCAGGGCGGGGAGCGGGAAAGTCCGCGGGTTCCTGCAGGGGGGCGGGCCCTACAGGGAACCTGGAGGGGCAGCGCTGTCCCACAGCCGCGGGGAGGAGCAGAGGACTGCGGGGGGTCGGGGCTGTTGCCGGCAGGGGGCGCCCGCGGCACAGCGGGCTCCCGGGGCGAAGAGCTGGCCCCGAGCGGACCAGCCTTCCTGCTCCTGGGCTGGCGGGAAGCCGGGCAGGGAGGCGGCCCGTCCCTCGCCCTGCCCCTTGCCCTACCCCGCTGTCACCACCCCGCTAGCACAGAAGCCTGCTCCATGGGGAGAGTGGGGCGGCTGCTGGGCGGCTGCGCGCGGACGTGGAAGTCGGTGCGGATGGCCAGCTCCGGGATGGCGCGCAGGGGCCCGCTCGCGAATAAGGTGGCCCTAGTGACGGCTTCCACCGACGG GATCGGCTTCGCCATCGCCCGGCGTCTGGCCCAGGACGGGGCCCATGTGGTGGTCAGCAGCCGGAAGCAGCAGAACGTGGACCGGGCAGTGGCAGTGCTACAGGAGGAGGGGCTGAGTGTGACAGGCACCGTGTGCCACGTGGGGAAGGCCGAGGACCGGGAGCGGCTGGTGGCCATG GCCGTGAACCTTCATGGGGGCATTGACATCCTGGTCTCCAATGCTGCCGTCAGCCCTCTGTTTGGAAATATGATGGATGCCACCGAGGAGATATGGGACAAG GTTCTGGACATTAATGTGAAGGCTCCAGCCCTGATCATAAAGGCAGTGGTGCCTGAGATGGAGAAACGAGG agGCGGCTCAGTGGTGCTCGTGTCCTCCCTAGGAGCCTATACTCCGCTTTTT GGCCTGGGCCCTTACAATGTTAGTAAAACAGCCTTGCTGGGCCTCACCAAGAACCTGGCCTCAGAGCTGGCCCCAAGGAACATTAGGGTGAACTGCCTGGCTCCCGGACTCATCAAGACTAGCTTCAGCCAAGTG tTGTGGATggacaaggaaagagagaagaatatgAAAAACATCATGAGGATAAGCAG GTTAGGCGAGCCGAAGGAGTGTGCGGGCATCGTATCTTTCCTGTGCTCTGAAGATGCCAGCTACATCACTGGGGAGacagtggtggtggggggaggggcctCATCCCGCCTCTGA
- the DHRS4 gene encoding dehydrogenase/reductase SDR family member 4 isoform X2 — protein MGRVGRLLGGCARTWKSVRMASSGMARRGPLANKVALVTASTDGIGFAIARRLAQDGAHVVVSSRKQQNVDRAVAVLQEEGLSVTGTVCHVGKAEDRERLVAMAVNLHGGIDILVSNAAVSPLFGNMMDATEEIWDKRRLSGARVLPRSLYSAFFVDGQGKREEYEKHHEDKQVRRAEGVCGHRIFPVL, from the exons ATGGGGAGAGTGGGGCGGCTGCTGGGCGGCTGCGCGCGGACGTGGAAGTCGGTGCGGATGGCCAGCTCCGGGATGGCGCGCAGGGGCCCGCTCGCGAATAAGGTGGCCCTAGTGACGGCTTCCACCGACGG GATCGGCTTCGCCATCGCCCGGCGTCTGGCCCAGGACGGGGCCCATGTGGTGGTCAGCAGCCGGAAGCAGCAGAACGTGGACCGGGCAGTGGCAGTGCTACAGGAGGAGGGGCTGAGTGTGACAGGCACCGTGTGCCACGTGGGGAAGGCCGAGGACCGGGAGCGGCTGGTGGCCATG GCCGTGAACCTTCATGGGGGCATTGACATCCTGGTCTCCAATGCTGCCGTCAGCCCTCTGTTTGGAAATATGATGGATGCCACCGAGGAGATATGGGACAAG agGCGGCTCAGTGGTGCTCGTGTCCTCCCTAGGAGCCTATACTCCGCTTTTT tTGTGGATggacaaggaaagagagaagaatatgAAAAACATCATGAGGATAAGCAG GTTAGGCGAGCCGAAGGAGTGTGCGGGCATCGTATCTTTCCTGTGCTCTGA